A single window of Marinitoga hydrogenitolerans DSM 16785 DNA harbors:
- a CDS encoding 4Fe-4S dicluster domain-containing protein, with product MEYKNKVEIDQERCKGCGLCIDACPTGTLGFSEGFNAKGYHPAAVLNPEKCIGCGFCYQMCPDVCITVSTLEKAKA from the coding sequence ATGGAATACAAAAACAAAGTTGAAATTGATCAAGAAAGATGTAAGGGATGTGGTCTTTGTATAGATGCATGTCCAACAGGAACTTTAGGATTTTCTGAAGGGTTTAATGCCAAAGGATATCATCCTGCTGCAGTTTTAAATCCGGAAAAATGTATAGGATGTGGATTCTGTTATCAGATGTGTCCCGATGTATGTATAACAGTTTCAACATTGGAAAAAGCAAAGGCTTAA
- a CDS encoding 3-methyl-2-oxobutanoate dehydrogenase subunit VorB has product MAEKVMVKGTEAIGEAAIRAGCRLYFGYPITPQSELTEYMSRRMPQVDGVFLQAESEVAAVNMLYGAAATGHRVMTSTSSPGYSLMQEGVSYIAGAELPVVFVNVVRGGPGLGDIQPAQSDYFQATKGGGHGDYRLVVYGPESLQEAVELTAKAFDVADKYRNPALILADGMLGQMMEPVEFPDFRDLNTLPDHSSWAMQGAKGREPHKITSFDINEYVLEKMNLRYQEKYKKIIENEQMWEEYKTEDAEIVIVAYGTMGRIAKTIVDMAREKGVKAGLFRPITLWPYPYDALAKLADSAKLFFTVEMSMGQMVEDVKLAVNGKKPVEFYGRTGGVVPTPNEVLAKLMELI; this is encoded by the coding sequence ATGGCTGAAAAAGTAATGGTTAAAGGTACAGAAGCAATTGGTGAAGCTGCCATAAGAGCTGGATGTAGATTATATTTTGGTTATCCTATAACACCACAAAGTGAATTAACTGAATATATGTCAAGAAGAATGCCTCAAGTTGATGGAGTCTTTTTACAAGCTGAAAGTGAAGTTGCTGCAGTGAATATGTTATATGGTGCAGCTGCAACTGGTCATAGAGTTATGACATCAACTTCTTCACCAGGATATAGTTTAATGCAAGAAGGGGTTTCCTATATTGCAGGTGCAGAATTACCAGTTGTATTTGTTAATGTTGTTAGAGGTGGTCCAGGTTTAGGAGACATACAACCTGCTCAAAGTGATTACTTCCAGGCAACAAAAGGTGGCGGTCATGGTGATTATAGATTAGTTGTGTATGGTCCAGAATCTTTACAGGAAGCTGTGGAATTAACAGCAAAAGCTTTTGATGTTGCTGATAAATATAGGAATCCAGCCTTAATACTTGCTGATGGTATGTTAGGGCAAATGATGGAACCTGTTGAATTTCCAGATTTCAGAGATTTAAACACATTACCAGATCATAGTTCCTGGGCAATGCAGGGAGCAAAGGGTCGCGAACCTCATAAAATTACATCATTTGATATAAATGAATATGTATTAGAAAAAATGAATTTAAGATATCAAGAAAAATATAAGAAAATCATAGAAAACGAACAAATGTGGGAAGAATATAAAACAGAAGATGCTGAAATAGTAATAGTTGCTTATGGTACAATGGGAAGAATAGCAAAAACAATAGTTGATATGGCAAGAGAAAAAGGTGTAAAAGCTGGATTATTCAGACCTATAACATTATGGCCATATCCATATGACGCTTTAGCAAAATTGGCGGATTCAGCAAAATTATTCTTCACAGTAGAAATGAGTATGGGGCAAATGGTTGAAGATGTAAAATTAGCAGTTAATGGAAAAAAACCTGTTGAATTTTATGGTAGAACCGGAGGGGTTGTTCCAACACCAAATGAAGTATTAGCAAAATTAATGGAATTGATATAA
- a CDS encoding thiamine pyrophosphate-dependent enzyme — MSYKIKFKGPESLSGKEFTYCPGCHHGIVHRLVAEVIDELGIREKTLMVAPVGCSVFAYEFFDVDGTVAPHGRAPAVATGMKRAMPENVVFTYQGDGDLAAIGTAEILHAANRGEKITTIFINNAIYGMTGGQMAPTTLLGMKTTTSPYGRSAENEGYPLHMAEILSNLPGVAYLARTKVNKPQDVLKTKKMIKKAFLAQIQGKGFGMVEVLSTCPTNWGIPPVESNKWLEENLVPEFPLGVYVDKVGDEK; from the coding sequence ATGTCTTATAAAATAAAGTTTAAAGGTCCTGAATCATTGAGTGGAAAAGAATTCACATATTGTCCAGGTTGTCATCATGGAATTGTTCATAGATTAGTTGCTGAAGTTATAGATGAATTAGGAATAAGAGAAAAAACTTTGATGGTTGCTCCTGTAGGTTGTTCTGTTTTTGCCTATGAATTTTTTGATGTTGACGGTACAGTTGCTCCACATGGTAGAGCACCAGCAGTTGCAACTGGAATGAAAAGAGCTATGCCTGAAAATGTTGTATTTACTTATCAAGGTGATGGTGACCTTGCAGCTATAGGTACAGCTGAAATATTACATGCTGCTAATAGAGGAGAAAAAATCACAACAATATTTATTAACAATGCTATTTATGGAATGACTGGAGGTCAGATGGCTCCAACGACATTATTAGGTATGAAAACAACAACATCACCATACGGAAGAAGCGCTGAAAATGAAGGTTATCCTTTACATATGGCTGAAATTTTATCAAATTTGCCAGGTGTAGCTTATTTAGCAAGAACAAAAGTTAACAAACCTCAAGATGTTTTAAAAACGAAAAAGATGATAAAAAAAGCATTTTTAGCTCAAATTCAGGGAAAAGGTTTTGGCATGGTGGAAGTGTTATCAACATGTCCAACAAACTGGGGAATTCCTCCAGTTGAATCAAATAAATGGTTAGAAGAAAATTTAGTACCTGAATTTCCATTAGGCGTTTATGTAGATAAGGTGGGTGATGAAAAATGA
- a CDS encoding 2-oxoacid:acceptor oxidoreductase family protein, with protein sequence MKHHAFIAAGFGGQGVMLFGKILSLAAMYENLYTTWLPSYGPEMRGGTANCTVVVSEKYIASPVVDQPTEVIAFNIPSMYKFEKLLPENGILLLNSSVIDRDPERTDVQIYKIPANDIADELGNVKVQNMVMLGAYLKATNAVSFESVKAALEKSLKGKKADLLELNLKAIEAGMNALVK encoded by the coding sequence ATGAAACATCATGCATTCATAGCTGCAGGTTTTGGTGGCCAAGGTGTAATGTTATTTGGAAAAATTTTATCATTAGCTGCTATGTATGAAAATTTATATACAACATGGTTACCATCATATGGTCCGGAAATGAGGGGTGGAACGGCTAACTGTACAGTAGTAGTTTCTGAAAAATACATTGCTTCACCTGTAGTTGATCAACCTACAGAAGTTATTGCATTTAATATCCCTTCAATGTATAAATTTGAAAAATTATTGCCTGAAAATGGGATTTTATTATTGAATTCCTCAGTTATAGATAGAGATCCAGAAAGAACGGATGTTCAAATTTATAAAATTCCTGCTAATGATATCGCTGATGAATTGGGAAATGTAAAGGTCCAGAATATGGTTATGTTAGGTGCATATTTAAAAGCAACTAATGCTGTTTCCTTTGAATCTGTAAAAGCTGCATTGGAAAAATCACTAAAAGGCAAAAAAGCAGATTTACTAGAATTAAACTTAAAAGCTATTGAAGCAGGAATGAATG